Proteins encoded by one window of Candidatus Poribacteria bacterium:
- a CDS encoding cupin domain-containing protein — protein sequence MDTNLCVIRLSEGERIGEVLGKVLDTPDMTTIGAFAVSKENPTELHYHDFDEYWYFTEGTTTVTLRTAEGQSESYRIGPGDLVVTPKGVEHGHTPNDVVKGVQWVSLIPPDARRGHLHRVF from the coding sequence ATGGATACGAACCTGTGTGTTATCCGATTGAGTGAAGGGGAGCGTATCGGCGAAGTGCTTGGAAAAGTTTTGGACACCCCAGATATGACGACAATCGGGGCTTTCGCCGTTTCCAAAGAAAATCCCACCGAACTCCACTATCACGATTTTGACGAGTATTGGTATTTCACGGAAGGCACAACAACTGTGACGCTCCGAACGGCTGAGGGGCAATCCGAATCCTACCGTATTGGTCCCGGGGATTTGGTTGTTACCCCTAAAGGTGTCGAACATGGACATACCCCCAACGACGTGGTTAAAGGGGTGCAGTGGGTGAGCTTGATACCTCCTGATGCACGCCGTGGGCATCTACACCGAGTTTTTTAA
- a CDS encoding 3-oxoacyl-ACP reductase FabG, producing the protein MRFQGRVALVTGGSRGIGKATALKLAGEGATVAVHYSRAIDKAETVCEQIRGNLGQEAIPVQADIADRDAVNRMVATVTEELGAIELLVNNAGDVGDMTFEELTPEHWDRIVAINLTGPFNVLWAVKPGMIERQFGRIVNVSSIAALAVRPNQLPYAAAKAGVISLTKSCCGPLAPHNIRINSVAPGAIATDMLGEVSSEMAEQLRSTTPLGRFGEPEEMADVIAFLLSEESSYMTGSTVIASGGRILIP; encoded by the coding sequence ATGAGATTTCAGGGAAGGGTAGCATTGGTAACCGGCGGAAGCCGTGGCATTGGAAAGGCAACAGCCCTCAAACTTGCTGGTGAAGGCGCGACTGTTGCCGTCCACTATTCTCGCGCAATTGATAAAGCGGAAACCGTTTGTGAACAGATTCGCGGAAACTTGGGGCAGGAAGCGATACCTGTGCAAGCCGACATCGCGGATAGAGATGCCGTGAACAGAATGGTCGCAACGGTGACGGAAGAACTTGGGGCGATTGAACTGCTGGTAAACAACGCTGGAGATGTCGGCGATATGACATTTGAAGAACTCACACCTGAACACTGGGATCGGATCGTTGCAATCAACCTGACAGGTCCTTTCAACGTGTTGTGGGCAGTCAAACCGGGAATGATTGAGAGGCAGTTTGGACGTATCGTCAATGTATCGTCGATTGCTGCGCTGGCAGTCCGTCCGAATCAGTTGCCCTACGCAGCAGCGAAAGCCGGGGTGATCTCACTGACAAAATCGTGCTGCGGACCGCTTGCACCACACAACATCCGCATTAATTCGGTTGCCCCCGGGGCGATCGCGACGGACATGTTAGGTGAAGTCTCATCAGAAATGGCAGAGCAATTGCGCTCCACGACACCACTCGGCAGGTTTGGTGAACCCGAAGAAATGGCAGATGTGATAGCATTCCTCTTGAGCGAGGAATCCAGTTATATGACAGGTTCAACTGTGATTGCCAGTGGTGGACGAATTCTCATTCCGTAA
- a CDS encoding VWA domain-containing protein has product MQLASPVFLSLLIIVPLLIIALRRLHRQVIRFSDFKHGFLAGIQDMRQTFSIKALPILKVARFIVITLLIVTLARPQLSQSREHRLAAGIDILLVLDISESMRAEDFEGMNRIQTAKSVVNAMLEKRLTHSENDRIGLVVFAGESFTLCPLTLDYQVLAELLGDVEIGQLEDGTAIGDALATATQRLRASESKTKIVILLTDGENNAGSINPRAAASLAQSFGIKVYTIGMGKEGGARIPYADMTFGKRYREVLTYLDEDTLKQIAQTTGGRYFRATDTQSLEQIYAEIDRFEKTEFKTFNTVDHKELATYFLIPAVLLLGIEILLSNTVLRKIP; this is encoded by the coding sequence ATGCAGTTAGCATCTCCTGTCTTCCTCAGTTTACTCATTATAGTTCCGCTGTTAATAATCGCTTTGCGGCGGCTGCACAGACAGGTAATTCGCTTCTCTGACTTCAAACACGGGTTCTTAGCAGGCATTCAAGACATGCGGCAGACTTTTTCGATTAAAGCGTTGCCGATACTGAAAGTAGCGAGATTCATCGTGATTACGCTTCTCATCGTCACGCTTGCGCGTCCACAACTCTCTCAAAGCCGTGAACATAGATTAGCAGCAGGTATTGATATCCTCTTAGTTCTTGACATCTCCGAGAGTATGCGGGCGGAAGATTTTGAGGGAATGAACCGCATCCAAACCGCTAAATCGGTTGTCAATGCCATGCTTGAAAAAAGACTGACCCACAGCGAAAATGATCGCATCGGCTTAGTTGTTTTCGCCGGTGAAAGTTTCACACTCTGTCCTCTGACATTGGATTATCAGGTGTTAGCAGAATTGCTCGGCGATGTAGAGATCGGTCAACTTGAGGACGGCACGGCTATCGGGGATGCACTTGCGACCGCTACCCAACGCTTACGTGCCTCGGAATCGAAAACCAAGATTGTCATCCTGTTGACCGATGGTGAAAACAACGCTGGCAGTATCAATCCAAGGGCAGCAGCGTCTCTGGCACAATCCTTCGGGATCAAGGTCTATACCATCGGTATGGGAAAAGAGGGCGGTGCGCGTATCCCCTATGCAGACATGACATTCGGCAAACGGTACCGTGAGGTTCTCACCTATCTCGACGAGGATACCTTAAAGCAGATTGCACAGACGACGGGAGGACGCTACTTTCGTGCCACAGATACGCAATCTCTGGAGCAGATCTATGCGGAAATCGACCGTTTTGAAAAGACAGAATTTAAGACCTTCAACACTGTTGACCACAAAGAGTTGGCAACATATTTCTTGATACCCGCAGTTCTACTGTTGGGAATCGAGATTCTATTGAGCAATACGGTGCTACGAAAAATCCCGTAA
- a CDS encoding aldo/keto reductase gives MSTQTHPLPMRRLGRTELEVTCLGMGGAGLGRGDVTDDEAIEAVHRAIDLGINYLDTAPLYGESERRVGLALANGWREKIYLATKTGIHPEWRGDFSAAGTRRSVENSLRLLGTDYLDVCLVHDPDSMDPVVAKGGALDELQRMREEGLIKFIGLGVRQHEFHKIAIETGVVDVILTYLDYTLLSQTANEWLIPLAAENDIGIINGSPIAMGLLSGLEPDVSIERMHLETSDAERAHRLWQWANDNNQNVLNLAIQFCFRQPRIAMSLTGSKNATEVEQNFAAATTPIPDDVWEQLQAF, from the coding sequence ATGTCAACACAAACTCATCCCTTACCCATGCGGCGGTTAGGACGCACAGAATTAGAAGTTACATGCCTCGGTATGGGCGGCGCAGGACTCGGCAGAGGCGATGTCACCGACGATGAAGCCATCGAGGCGGTGCACCGGGCGATTGATTTAGGAATCAATTATCTGGACACCGCGCCACTCTATGGGGAAAGTGAAAGACGCGTAGGATTAGCACTCGCCAACGGTTGGCGTGAAAAGATTTATCTCGCCACGAAAACAGGCATACATCCCGAATGGCGCGGTGATTTTAGTGCTGCAGGCACGCGCCGAAGTGTCGAAAATAGTCTAAGGCTATTGGGGACAGACTACCTTGATGTCTGCTTAGTGCATGATCCAGATAGCATGGACCCCGTTGTCGCGAAAGGCGGTGCGCTGGATGAACTCCAACGGATGCGCGAAGAAGGCCTGATTAAGTTCATCGGACTTGGGGTTCGACAACACGAATTCCATAAAATCGCCATCGAAACCGGTGTCGTCGATGTGATTCTAACATATTTGGATTATACGCTCCTGAGTCAAACCGCAAACGAGTGGTTAATACCGCTTGCTGCTGAAAACGACATCGGAATTATCAACGGAAGTCCCATTGCAATGGGACTGCTTTCAGGGCTTGAGCCAGATGTGTCCATTGAAAGGATGCACTTAGAAACATCTGATGCCGAAAGGGCACATCGACTCTGGCAGTGGGCAAATGACAACAACCAGAATGTCCTGAATCTCGCCATTCAATTCTGCTTTCGGCAACCCCGCATTGCAATGAGTCTAACAGGTTCTAAGAATGCGACAGAAGTAGAGCAGAATTTCGCCGCCGCCACGACACCAATTCCCGACGATGTATGGGAACAATTACAGGCTTTTTAA
- a CDS encoding sugar phosphate isomerase/epimerase: MENIIACNLGSYRQFRDGAYSHLAEIGLPNVEIGVPTADSVDALCAELDAHGLTATSLLGSCDIQSETVVSDFQTTLEIAAEMDVKIIFVSVHAGDADRNAVYDRLRAIGENAAPAGIKVCLETHPDLIHNGDIALETMQAVNHPNICVNFDTGNVYYYNHNVTAVTEVQKVVGHVGAVHLKDTNGGYRTWNFPALGEGVVDFKAVFQTLNETGFYGPFTMELEGVEGENLDEAGAKARVADSLQHLKDIGVI; encoded by the coding sequence ATGGAAAATATTATCGCGTGCAACTTAGGAAGCTACCGACAGTTTCGTGACGGAGCGTATTCGCACTTGGCAGAAATCGGTTTGCCAAACGTAGAAATTGGTGTCCCTACCGCTGACTCCGTCGATGCGCTCTGTGCAGAATTGGACGCACACGGACTCACTGCTACCAGTCTGCTCGGCAGTTGCGATATTCAGTCCGAAACGGTTGTTTCAGATTTTCAGACGACTTTAGAAATCGCTGCCGAGATGGATGTGAAAATTATCTTTGTCAGCGTTCACGCTGGTGATGCGGATCGAAACGCCGTATATGACCGGCTCCGCGCCATTGGTGAAAACGCTGCACCTGCAGGCATTAAAGTCTGCTTGGAAACGCACCCAGATTTGATACACAACGGCGACATCGCACTTGAAACGATGCAAGCCGTGAATCATCCGAATATCTGTGTCAATTTTGATACTGGCAACGTCTATTACTACAATCACAATGTGACGGCTGTTACGGAAGTCCAGAAAGTCGTCGGACACGTTGGTGCTGTCCACCTTAAGGATACAAATGGCGGTTATCGAACGTGGAATTTCCCCGCGCTCGGTGAGGGTGTTGTCGATTTCAAAGCCGTATTCCAGACGTTGAACGAGACAGGTTTTTACGGTCCCTTCACCATGGAATTAGAGGGCGTTGAGGGCGAAAACCTTGACGAAGCAGGTGCCAAGGCGCGGGTGGCAGATTCACTGCAACACCTGAAAGATATCGGGGTGATCTAA